One Vitis vinifera cultivar Pinot Noir 40024 chromosome 8, ASM3070453v1 genomic window carries:
- the LOC100241812 gene encoding uncharacterized protein LOC100241812 produces the protein MAPHQEALSEIALQTRESPVFLCHSQSSQLSDMTEEAGMFRVHHTIGSVLCCKCGIPMTPNAANMCVKCLRTEVDITEGLQKHATLVHCPECDRYFRPPKTWIEPQLESKELLTLCLKTLKNLNQVRLIHAEFIWTEPHSKRIKVKLRVQKEVLNGAILEQAYIVEYVQQEHMCESCSRVQANPDQWVASVQVRQHVPHRRTLFYLEQLILMHDAARCAKKIKPMNQGIDFFFANWSHGKKFVEFIGKMVPIKSHRPSQQLVSHDPKSNNYYYKYTLSVEICPICREDLICLPREVASGLGNPHSLVICTKVTNRITFLDPYTLKHHCLDAEQYWRSPFKALLSSRQLVEYIVLDVGIVYSEVHVGGSKYALADAQVARLSDFGKNDTIFNITTHLGHLLNPGDHALGYDMFATNSNDMELEKYRDFDLPPAILIRKTYEENCQGKGGKPPPLMSREYEEFLRRLEDNPELTLNISLHENKEYPPPSVRDGEEDSACGALEKLLANVDLSDDEDGDDAMAE, from the exons ATGGCGccgcatcaagaagccctttctGAAATTGCCCTCCAAACGAGAgaatcccctgttttcctctgccactctcaatcctcgcag TTGTCAGACATGACCGAAGAAGCAGGCATGTTTAGGGTGCATCATACCATTGGGAGTGTTCTATGTTGCAAATGTGGTATTCCAATGACACCTAATGCTGCCAATATGTGTGTCAAGTGTTTGCGCACTGAAGTTGATATTACCGAAGGTTTGCAGAAGCATGCCACCCTCGTGCACTGCCCTGAGTGTGATAGGTACTTTCGGCCACCAAAAACTTGGATTGAACCCCAATTGGAGTCCAAAGAACTCTTAACTTTATGCTTGAAAacattgaagaatttgaatcaAGTTAGGTTAATTCATGCGGAATTTATTTGGACTGAACCTCACTCCAAGAGGATCAAGGTCAAGCTAAGGGTTCAGAAGGAGGTTCTCAATGGAGCAATACTAGAGCAGGCTTATATTGTTGAATACGTTCAACAAGAACATATGTGTGAGTCTTGCTCTAGGGTCCAGGCTAATCCTGACCAGTGGGTCGCTTCTGTGCAAGTCCGGCAACATGTTCCTCATAGACGAACTTTGTTTTATTTAGAGCAACTTATTCTGATGCATGATGCTGCAAGGTGTGCCAAAAAAATTAAGCCAATGAATCAGggaattgatttcttttttgcaAATTGGAGTCATGGAAAGaaatttgttgaatttattGGTAAAATGGTTCCGATCAAGAGTCATCGCCCCAGCCAACAACTTGTCTCCCATGATCCCAAGAGCAATAACTACTATTATAAGTACACTTTGTCAGTTGAAATCTGCCCAATATGTCGCGAGGATCTGATCTGTCTCCCTCGTGAAGTTGCATCTGGTTTGGGGAATCCTCATTCTCTTGTGATTTGCACAAAAGTAACAAACCGAATCACTTTTCTGGATCCTTATACTCTCAAGCACCATTGCTTAGATGCTGAACAGTATTGGAGGTCACCTTTTAAGGCTTTGCTTTCTAGTAGGCAGCTTGTGGAATATATAGTATTGGACGTGGGGATTGTTTATTCTGAAGTTCATGTTGGGGGCTCTAAGTATGCTTTAGCTGATGCTCAGGTGGCTCGTCTATCAGATTttggaaagaatgatacaattTTCAACATAACAACACATCTAGGCCATCTTTTGAACCCTGGTGACCATGCTCTCGGTTATGACATGTTTGCAACTAATAGTAATGACATGGAACTTGAAAAATACAGAGATTTTGACCTTCCACCTGCAATTTTGATAAGGAAAACTTATGAAGAAAACTGCCAAGGAAAGGGTGGGAAGCCTCCTCCATTGATGAGTAGAGAGTACGAAGAGTTCTTAAGGCGTTTGGAGGACAACCCTGAATTGACGCTTAATATATCATTACATGAAAATAAGGAATACCCACCACCATCAGTTAGAGATGGAGAAGAGGATTCAGCTTGTGGGGCTTTGGAGAAGTTGCTTGCTAATGTTGATTTAAGTGATGATGAAGATGGGGATGACGCCATGGCTGAGTGA